The following DNA comes from Spirochaetota bacterium.
AGATTCTGAAAGACTTTTGACAAGTGTTGGTGGATCAAGTATTATAATATCAAAGAACCCGTCAATCTCCTTCACAACCTCAAACGCATCTCCACAAACAACCTTCACATTGTCCTTCAGATTGTTAAGCCTAGAATTCTCATCTATTAGATGCGAGTAGTATTCGTTCTTTTCAACCGCAACCACTTTAGCACCTTTCTTCGCACAATGAATAGCAAATCCTCCAACATAACTGAAAACATCCAAAACTCTCATTCCACTACTACACATATTGCTTACAATCCTTCTGTTGACTGCTTGATCAAGGAAGAAACCCGTTTTTTGTCCCTTGAATGGATCAAAAACAAACTGAACATCTCCTTCATAGATCCTTATTAGACTAGGAATACTACCCCTTACAGGGATATTTCTTGGAGGAAGATCTTCATCTTCTCTGAATTCACCATAACTTCTTTCGTATATCTTTGACAGACCCAGAAAGGTACTTATGCTATGGATAGTGTCTTCATATATCTTTTCAAATAACTTATTCCTTATCTGAATTCCAGCAAACTCACCATATTTGTCAATGATGAGACCTGGTAGAAAATCAGATTCTGAATAGACAACTCTGAAGTTATCATTGCTTATTATTCCACCACTTACGAGTTTTTTCCGCAGGTCTAACGAAAAAAGAAGCCTTTTCTTTATTTCTAGGCGTATGTCAAATTCTTTGTTGTAAGATAGAATCCTAATAGGTTTTTTTGAGTCTCTTGAGTAGAATCCAACACATAGGAACTTTCCATCTTCACAGAGAACATTAACAAACCCATCTTTCTTTTGATCAATCCTAAGTTTCTTTATATCGTCATTGTATATCCATAGATAGAAATTCCTTACCTTTTTCTCAGAATTTCTTTTCAGCACCACTTCACCTATATACTCCATAGAATAATTATTTAAGAGCATTCAGATTGGAATCTATGTTCTTGAAATCCGCTAAGGGTATGAGATTGAAAAACATAGTATAATTTACTATAATTAAACTGTGATTGATGAAAGAGTAAGAAGCGCTAAAGAGTTAATGGAAGCCTTAAGACAATATCCCGAACTACTGGAAGAAATAAGAAAGATAATCCTAACAGAAGAAATTTTCAACATACCCAAGAAACTAGAAGAACTATCCAGAAAACTTGATAACTTCATCAAAAGCGAGCACGAACCTATCTCTGAAAAAGTTGATAACTTGTCAGAGAAAGTAGATAACCTATCACAAGACTTCCACAACTTCGTTGAAAACGAACACAAACCCCTCGCCAAAAAGGTTGATAAACTATCCCAAGATTTCCAAGTATTATTCATAGAGGTCAAAAAACTTAAAGACGATGTTGCAATGCTAAAGGGTGATAATCTGGAGATGAAAGTTAGGCA
Coding sequences within:
- a CDS encoding class I SAM-dependent rRNA methyltransferase; its protein translation is MEYIGEVVLKRNSEKKVRNFYLWIYNDDIKKLRIDQKKDGFVNVLCEDGKFLCVGFYSRDSKKPIRILSYNKEFDIRLEIKKRLLFSLDLRKKLVSGGIISNDNFRVVYSESDFLPGLIIDKYGEFAGIQIRNKLFEKIYEDTIHSISTFLGLSKIYERSYGEFREDEDLPPRNIPVRGSIPSLIRIYEGDVQFVFDPFKGQKTGFFLDQAVNRRIVSNMCSSGMRVLDVFSYVGGFAIHCAKKGAKVVAVEKNEYYSHLIDENSRLNNLKDNVKVVCGDAFEVVKEIDGFFDIIILDPPTLVKSLSESRKRLPVLIELIKNSLRLLKLDGKLIVFTCSYNLLKEHFIASIRIAGMETGYRIRIEQELLQSPDHPWILQMPETLYLKGFVVSKLSSF